The DNA sequence CGTGGGGGGACGATTTGCCCGATTTCGAAGAGCGAGTGCGGGCCGGGTCGTACGTCAACGACCTCACGGAACTCGACCGCGTCGACGACCGCGTCCTCTATCTCATGGACTGGGAGATTCCCGACGAAGCGTTCCTCGAAGGACTTCAGGAAACGAACGGCATCATCAGGTCCGCGGAGGGATACGACGGCGAGGATTGGTCGTTCGAACTGCTCTTTCCCTCGTACGATGATCTGTCCGAGTTCCACAACTACAGTCTAGAAAACGACATCGAGTACACCCTCGGGCGGATCTATACCCTTCGGGAGGCGGGGAAGAACCAGCTTTCCTTGTCGCTCACCGAGAACCAGCGGGAAGCGTTGCTCCTCGCGCTACAGCGCGGTTATTTCTCCACGCCGAGTCGTGTAACGCTCGATGAGTTGGCGGCGGAACTGGATATCAGCCAGCAGGCGCTCTCCGAGCGTATTCGACGCGGAAACGAATCGCTCCTCGAACAGACGCTCCTCGATCCCGAGAGCGACGACAAACGTGAATGACCTGTCACCTCCGCCTCCACTTATAAATGCCCAGTTCGAACAACCTTATTTTTGAATTTGGTGCGTCCAGTATCCCCCGAACGGATCCGAAATGGAGGAAACCAATTCTCACCGACGTCCCCCGCTTTCCATCGACGACATCCTGACGGTAATGGCCGACTCCCATCGCCGCAGGCTCCTCGGTCATTTGTCGTCCACGTCCGAGAACCGGAGTTCGGTCCCGGAACTCGTCGACGCCATCCGGTCGGAAGCTGACGGGGGCGCACAGTCAAAGGAGCGGATACGGCACCGACTGCTTCACGTTCACCTCCCGAAACTGAGCGAGCACGGACTCATCGAACACGACGAACGGTCGAACGAGGTGCGATACGTCGAGATCCCACCAGCGGAAACCTTCCTCGACGAAATACGGTCCGATTCCGACGGCGATTCCGTCGACGACGATTCCGTCGACGGCGGTTCTCCCGACGCCGACGCCGCCGATGCGGATACTTCCGGCGACGGTTCCATCGATGGGGACACGTAGCGGTTGCGCTCGATACCCGCCGTTAGCCGCTGTCGACGGACGAAACACGATTTAACGAATCGTCGATGTGAAAGTGGCACAGACCGCAAACCTTTCCACACCTCCGTTCGCGTGTCCGAGTATGGTACTGCCGGACGGGTTCGCACTCCCCCCATTGCTGTATCTTCTTCCGCTTCTGCTGGCGGTCGGTGCCGTTCTCTGGTTGCTCTGGGAGGCGGAGCCGACTATCGGGGAACGAACCGTCGTATCGCTCGCGCCGTGGATGGTCGTCGGCGCGGGATTCAATGCATTGCATCAACTCCCGAACTCCCCGGTTCCCGACGTCATCGATCCACTGTTCGGGACGCCGTCCGTCTATCTCACGACGTTCGTACTGGCGGGAATCGTTTGGCTACTCGCGATCCATCAACTTCGAACTCCCGTCCCGCGTGCGCTCGCGAGCGGCGGTTTGGTTGGCGTCGCACTCGTCCTGGTCGTCGCGCTGTGGTTCGGCATCGAACACGACAGCCTTCGACTGTTCTGGCCGTTCGTGGCGCTCGTCGTCGCGGTCATCCTGACGGGAATGCTCTGGGCCGCGACGCAGTTCTTCTATCCGGATGTCGCCATCATCACGGGTGCGGTCGGCGTCCTCACGCTGTTCGCACACGCCTTGGACGGCGTCTCGACGGCCGTCGGCATCGACGTTCTCGGGTTCGGGGAGCAGACGCCGCTCTCGCGGGCCATCCTCGAAATCGCCCATTCGATTCCCGCCGGGGATTCGCTCGGTGTCGGCTGGCTGTTCGTCCTCGTCAAACTCGCCATCGCCGAGTTCGTCGTCCTGCTGTTCGCGGATTACGTCGCCAGCGAACCGACCGAGGGCTATCTCCTGCTCGGCGTCGTCGCCGCCGTCGGACTTGGGCCGGGTGCACACAACCTCATCCTGTTCGCCATCACGGGCTAAGTCGTCGGGATTTTTTACTCCTGCCGAGGAACGTGAACGGTATGCCGTCCACGAACCGCGCCGGGGGAGTTCGCGTCGTAACTGCCGGACATATCAACTGGGATGTGACGCTCAGAGTGGACGCCTTACCCGAACCCGACGGAGAAGCGCGCATCACCTCACAACAGCGCTCCGGCGGCGGGAGCGCAGCGAACGTCGCGTCGCACTCTCTCGAATGGACGTTTCGACCGGCCTCGTCGGGAGCGTCGGTTCGGACGACAACGGTCTGCTGGTGCAGCGCGAACTCACGAGCGCGGGCGTCGATTGTACGCACGTCCTCGAAGTAGCGGGCATCGAGACCACGACGAAGTACCTGATCGTGGACGAAAGTGGCGAGGTGATGGTGCTCGGCAACGAGGGTGCAAACGAAACCATCGCACCGGACGACATCGAACCCGGGTACGTCCGTGCGGCCGACCACCTCCACCTGACCAGCCAACGACCGGACACGGCGGCGGAACTGGCACGAATCGCGACGGAGGCCGGGGTGACCGTCAGTTTCGACCCCGGCCGTCGCCTCGCCGAGCGGGACTTTTCGCGGGCGCTCGCCTACTCCGACATCGTCTTTCTGAACGACCGAGAGGCAGCGACGATTCTCGACCGTGATTTGGAACACCCCTCCTCGGAACTCCACGGGCGGGTCGTCGTGATCAAACACGGTCGGAACGGCGCGCGGGTCGACACGACCAATGGCGTCTACACCCACCCCGGATTCGGCGTCGAATCGGTGGATTCGACCGGCGCGGGCGACGCGTTCGCGGCGGGGTTCATCACCACCTTGCTCGATTCGGACGACTACGAACGGGCGCTGGAGTTCGCCAACGCCTGTGGCGCGCTCACGTCGATGGCCGCCGGGGCGCGAACGTCCCCGACGCGGGCCGACGTCGAGACGTTCTTCGACGAGCGGTTTTAAATCTCGTTCGGGCCGCCAGCGCTCTGTACCTGCCACCCGCCGCGAATTCCACAGGCTTCCCGCACCTCGTAGACGATTTCGGTTTCCGGTCCCATCCGCTCGCCGCCTTCCACGGACTCGACGCGGAGCG is a window from the Haladaptatus sp. R4 genome containing:
- a CDS encoding helix-turn-helix domain-containing protein, which encodes MAVVAELTLKPFDFPLGKLLTAGARIHIEFERIVPVGPRVVPVFWAWGDDLPDFEERVRAGSYVNDLTELDRVDDRVLYLMDWEIPDEAFLEGLQETNGIIRSAEGYDGEDWSFELLFPSYDDLSEFHNYSLENDIEYTLGRIYTLREAGKNQLSLSLTENQREALLLALQRGYFSTPSRVTLDELAAELDISQQALSERIRRGNESLLEQTLLDPESDDKRE
- a CDS encoding DUF63 family protein, which encodes MVLPDGFALPPLLYLLPLLLAVGAVLWLLWEAEPTIGERTVVSLAPWMVVGAGFNALHQLPNSPVPDVIDPLFGTPSVYLTTFVLAGIVWLLAIHQLRTPVPRALASGGLVGVALVLVVALWFGIEHDSLRLFWPFVALVVAVILTGMLWAATQFFYPDVAIITGAVGVLTLFAHALDGVSTAVGIDVLGFGEQTPLSRAILEIAHSIPAGDSLGVGWLFVLVKLAIAEFVVLLFADYVASEPTEGYLLLGVVAAVGLGPGAHNLILFAITG